The Sphingobacterium lactis sequence TCACCACGTAAGATTGACTTTAATTTAGTGAATGCGCAGCAGGCACGCCGGGTCTTGGATAGATTGGTGGGTTTTGAACTTTCGCCCGTATTGTGGCGAAAAGTAAAGCCATCGTTATCTGCTGGACGGGTGCAATCCGTTGCTGTACGTTTGATCGTTGAACGCGAACGCGATATCAATAAATTTACGGCCGAAGCGAGCTTTAAGATCGTGGCCATTTTCAATACCGGAAACAAGAAGGAACGCTTTAAGGCAGAATTGCCGACACGTTTCCCCACGGAAGAAGAAGCGAAGCAATTCCTTTCGGATTGTATCTCGGCGGCTTTTGAGGTGAAGAGCCTGGAGACTAAGCCGAGCAAGCGTACGCCTGCCGCACCTTTTACGACCTCTACATTACAACAGGAAGCCAGTAGAAAGTTAGGGTATTCCGTAGCACGGACCATGCAGGTTGCTCAGCGCCTTTACGAGGCAGGTCGCATTACCTATATGCGTACGGACTCCGTGAACCTTTCTGATACGGCATTACAGGCTGCTGAAGCGGAGATCAACAACGCTTACGGGTCCAAGTACCATAAGAAGAGACAGTACCGTACGAAGAGCGCCGGAGCGCAAGAAGCGCACGAGGCTATTCGTCCAACATATTTTAACGACCACACCATTGATGGGGATAATTCAGAGAAACGTCTATATGAATTGATCTGGAAAAGAGCCATCGCATCCCAAATGAGTGAGGCGGAATTTGAAAAGACAACCGCTAAGATTGATATCTCAACACGTCAGGAAGATCTGGTAGCTACAGGTGAAGTCATGAAATTTGACGGATTCCTGAAGGTTTACTTTGAATCCACAGATGATGATGGTGACGATATCGACTTGGACAATGAAGACAATTCTTTGTTGCCACCATTGGCACAGGGACAGCAGTTGACGCGCGAATCCATGCAGGCAACGCAACGTTTCTCGAGACCACCGGCACGCTTTACCGAGGCATCCTTGGTGAAGAAACTGGAGGAATTGGGAATCGGTAGACCTTCTACCTATGCACCGACCATTTCCACCATCCAGAACAGAGGTTACGTGGTGAAGGAAGATCGCGACGGTAAGGAGCGTGCATACCAGGTGCTGACTTTGGAGAATGATCAGGTAATCACACAGACCAAAACCGAAATCACGGGTGCCGAGCGCAACAAAATGTTCCCTACGGATATCGGCGTGTTGGTAAATGATTTCTTGGTGCAGCACTTTAAAGGTATTGTCGATTACCATTTTACGGCGAAAGTCGAGAAAGAGTTCGATGAGATTGCACAGGGCATGAAGGAATGGACAAAGATGTTGTCCAATTTCTACGGACCATTCCATTCGGAAGTGCAGGATACCTTGGACAATGCGGACCGTGCGACCCATGAGCGTGAATTAGGAACTGATCCGGAATCTGGAAAGCCAATTTCCGTGCGTGTGGGTAGATTTGGCCCATTGGTACAGATCGGTACGGCTGACGATGAAGAGAAACCGAGATTCGCGTCCCTAAGAAAAGGGCAGATGATCGAAACGATAACCTTGGAGGAAGCGCTGGAGCTATTCAAGTTGCCGAAGAAAGTCGGTGAATTTGAAGATAAGGAAATGACGGTGGCGATCGGTCGTTTTGGACCATACATCCGCCACAACAGCAGTTTCTATTCCTTGCCTAAGGGTATTGATCCGTTGGATGTGGAAGAGGCGCAGGCGATCCAGATTATTGAAGAGAAACGCCAAAAGGATAAAGATAAGATCATCAAGATTTTTGATGAGAACCCAGAAGCGAAAATCGAGAATGGCCGGTGGGGACCGTTTGTTCGTTTCGGCAAGCAGAACCTGAAGATCCCTAAAGGTACCGAAGTGGAGAAAATCACGTACGAAGACGTGTTGAAATGGGCTGAAGAGGATACAAAATCTTCGCCAGCGAAAAAAGGTAGAGCGACGAAGGCCACGAAAGCGACCAAAACCGCTAAGACAACAAAAACGACTAGAGCTAAAAAGAAATAGGCTACCATGAAAAAGGATCTACCTTTAAATATTGTTGAGGACATATCGATAGCCGTAGTATTGGAATCGGAAACCCCAACCACAAAGGTGTGGAATGTCTACTTGATAAACGAGAAGGATGTGGACATCAGTAATGTACTCGTATCCTCCCGTGGATATGGTGAGAAAGATGGCAAGCAGGTGAAAACCACGACCCTCCGCCATTTCATCGGTGATATGGACGCCAATTCGATCCAAAAGATCGAAGCCATCGATAGCCAGGTCTTTGGCCTGACCAATGAATATTGGCTGAGCTATTATATTGATGGGACAATCTATGATAAGAAGTATGTTTTCCTTCCGGAAAGTATCGTTGATGATAACCTGATAAAAATTCCTTTGGTGAATAAGCCAGGGGTGATGATAGGAGGCACAAATTAGTATGTCCAGAAAGAACATTGTAATTGCCATTGACGGTTTTTCGTCCTGCGGAAAGAGTACGGTAGCGAAAGCATTGGCCAAGAAGCTCCATTTCGTTTTCATCGATAGCGGAGCGATGTACAGGGCGGTTACCCTATATTTCCAGCGCAACAATATTGATCTTGCAGACAATGATGCTGTATTGGAAGCCCTTGAAAATATCCATATCGATTTTATTCCGAACCCGGAAAAAGTGCAGATCCACCTGAACGACGAGGATGTATCCGAGGCGATCCGTACGATGGAAGTATCCAACTATGTGAGCGAAGTTTCCGCAGTTAAGGCCGTGCGTACGGCTATGGTGAAACAACAACAAAGCCTGGGCAAGAAACGGAACATTGTGATGGATGGACGCGATATCGGTACGACCGTATTTCCACAAGCTGATTTGAAGATTTTCATGACAGCCAGTCCGCAGGTACGCGCAGAAAGACGCTATGCGGAATTGACAGCAAAAGGTGAAGTGCTGACGATGGAAGAAGTGAAAGAAAACCTATCGCACCGTGATCATATCGATAGTACACGGGAAGAAAGTCCATTGCGACAGGCGGAAGATGCCATTGTTCTGGATAACTCGGAATTGAACCAAGAGGAACAGTTGGATTTCGTGGTCAACTTGATTAAGGAAAAAATAGGATTGGCTGAGTAAATTTTTCGTTAGGTCAATAAAAAGATAAAAAAGAAAGTCCTCCAAATGGAGGACTTTTCTTATTTCATGTTATTGATTTCCTGTTGTTCTTTCAGGGCGTCAATATTGTTCTTGTTTCCGAACTCATCCGTCTTTTCCTGGAAGGATGTGAGGATCTCCAGAATAGCCTCGGAGTTATCGGCTGTACGTTGGTAGATTTCAGGAATTTTGGTCTCAATTACTTTATCACCTAATTCTATATTGTCTACTTCAACTTTTGCGATCTTTTCCAAAACAGCTTGCTGACTGTTTCTAATGTCCTCCAATTCTCTGGATATTTTCTCCATCAATTCGAATTTCTTTAATTTATCCATAAATTTCTATTCATTAGTTTCTACATATTAAACGCTGTTCGATTCAAATTGTTGTAAGAATTTTTTAAAGATTTGATAATGAATGCGTTTAAAATTTGAAATAGGGCATTTTTTATAGATTGATAGGGTTTTTGGAAGAATTTAAATTTCAGCATTTTCTCTGAGAAAGTAGCTAGTTTTTGGGGTGAATTGCTTCCAGAGGAAGGTCTCAGCATAAAATGAAGAAAGAGGTTATAGCGCTGCCTATTTATTTCTAAAAAGAATAACCCCGAATATAATCCTCGTATTATCGAGACTTATATTCGGGG is a genomic window containing:
- the topA gene encoding type I DNA topoisomerase, which encodes MAKNLLIVESPAKAKTIEGYLGKDFLVKSSYGHIRDLVKTDDAIDTEDNFKQKYEVPSDKKAIVSELKKLAKSAETVWLASDEDREGEAISWHLYETLGLKDDNTKRIVFHEITKPAILKAIDSPRKIDFNLVNAQQARRVLDRLVGFELSPVLWRKVKPSLSAGRVQSVAVRLIVERERDINKFTAEASFKIVAIFNTGNKKERFKAELPTRFPTEEEAKQFLSDCISAAFEVKSLETKPSKRTPAAPFTTSTLQQEASRKLGYSVARTMQVAQRLYEAGRITYMRTDSVNLSDTALQAAEAEINNAYGSKYHKKRQYRTKSAGAQEAHEAIRPTYFNDHTIDGDNSEKRLYELIWKRAIASQMSEAEFEKTTAKIDISTRQEDLVATGEVMKFDGFLKVYFESTDDDGDDIDLDNEDNSLLPPLAQGQQLTRESMQATQRFSRPPARFTEASLVKKLEELGIGRPSTYAPTISTIQNRGYVVKEDRDGKERAYQVLTLENDQVITQTKTEITGAERNKMFPTDIGVLVNDFLVQHFKGIVDYHFTAKVEKEFDEIAQGMKEWTKMLSNFYGPFHSEVQDTLDNADRATHERELGTDPESGKPISVRVGRFGPLVQIGTADDEEKPRFASLRKGQMIETITLEEALELFKLPKKVGEFEDKEMTVAIGRFGPYIRHNSSFYSLPKGIDPLDVEEAQAIQIIEEKRQKDKDKIIKIFDENPEAKIENGRWGPFVRFGKQNLKIPKGTEVEKITYEDVLKWAEEDTKSSPAKKGRATKATKATKTAKTTKTTRAKKK
- the cmk gene encoding (d)CMP kinase: MSRKNIVIAIDGFSSCGKSTVAKALAKKLHFVFIDSGAMYRAVTLYFQRNNIDLADNDAVLEALENIHIDFIPNPEKVQIHLNDEDVSEAIRTMEVSNYVSEVSAVKAVRTAMVKQQQSLGKKRNIVMDGRDIGTTVFPQADLKIFMTASPQVRAERRYAELTAKGEVLTMEEVKENLSHRDHIDSTREESPLRQAEDAIVLDNSELNQEEQLDFVVNLIKEKIGLAE